A DNA window from Eriocheir sinensis breed Jianghai 21 chromosome 22, ASM2467909v1, whole genome shotgun sequence contains the following coding sequences:
- the LOC127002071 gene encoding uncharacterized protein LOC127002071 isoform X1, which translates to MDTSLNILLVLLPPLLLLLLLPSPALCVSGGVLNPAPDVTCRADVTISETEGPSKIETVQEHGRNIIYYKILETYVHPEPGFKGVGLEAVVDGSNYTAWFQLQNTCFPDGSVYWWKVWAGVWVLTYNETHGIVFQLNTGMCNTLCAQTVQSSYPSSLHIVAHGPSGWRGDIPKRQRNCVTSQELKGSLQVSHCTPSDKTTAQTTTTAQTTTTAQTTIIDPVTAPLSASNPEDTVTAPLSASNPEDTTASTGLVLCAVLIVVVWH; encoded by the coding sequence ATGGACACCTCCTTAAATATACTCTTGGTGCTGctcccgccgctgctgctgctcctgctgctcccGTCGCCAGCGTTGTGTGTCTCCGGGGGTGTCTTGAACCCCGCCCCGGACGTGACCTGCCGAGCCGATGTCACCATCTCTGAAACTGAAGGACCGTCGAAAATTGAAACAGTACAAGAACATGGGAGAAACATTATTTACTACAAGATTTTGGAAACATACGTGCACCCCGAGCCAGGCTTCAAAGGTGTTGGTCTAGAGGCGGTGGTGGACGGGAGCAACTACACCGCTTGGTTCCAGCTACAGAACACTTGCTTCCCTGATGGCTCAGTGTATTGGTGGAAGGTGTGGGCGGGCGTGTGGGTCCTGACGTACAACGAAACACATGGCATTGTATTCCAATTAAATACTGGCATGTGCAATACTCTGTGTGCCCAAACTGTCCAGTCCAGTTATCCCTCTAGTCTTCATATTGTGGCTCACGGGCCCTCAGGCTGGAGAGGAGACATCCCAAAACGCCAGAGGAACTGCGTCACAAGTCAGGAGCTAAAGGGGAGCTTACAAGTTTCCCACTGCACACCCTCTGACAAGACCACAGCCCAAACCACGACCACAGCCCAAACCACGACCACAGCCCAAACCACGATCATAGACCCTGTCACGGCCCCACTCTCTGCCAGCAACCCAGAGGACACTGTCACGGCCCCACTCTCTGCCAGCAACCCAGAGGACACAACAGCATCTACAGGGCTGGTGCTGTGCGCTGTGCTTATTGTGGTAGTGTGGCACTAA
- the LOC127002071 gene encoding uncharacterized protein LOC127002071 isoform X2, giving the protein MDTSLNILLVLLPPLLLLLLLPSPALCVSGGVLNPAPDVTCRADVTISETEGPSKIETVQEHGRNIIYYKILETYVHPEPGFKGVGLEAVVDGSNYTAWFQLQNTCFPDGSVYWWKVWAGVWVLTYNETHGIVFQLNTGMCNTLCAQTVQSSYPSSLHIVAHGPSGWRGDIPKRQRNCVTSQELKGSLQVSHCTPSDKTTAQTTTTAQTTTTAQTTIIDPVTAPLSASNPEDTTASTGLVLCAVLIVVVWH; this is encoded by the exons ATGGACACCTCCTTAAATATACTCTTGGTGCTGctcccgccgctgctgctgctcctgctgctcccGTCGCCAGCGTTGTGTGTCTCCGGGGGTGTCTTGAACCCCGCCCCGGACGTGACCTGCCGAGCCGATGTCACCATCTCTGAAACTGAAGGACCGTCGAAAATTGAAACAGTACAAGAACATGGGAGAAACATTATTTACTACAAGATTTTGGAAACATACGTGCACCCCGAGCCAGGCTTCAAAGGTGTTGGTCTAGAGGCGGTGGTGGACGGGAGCAACTACACCGCTTGGTTCCAGCTACAGAACACTTGCTTCCCTGATGGCTCAGTGTATTGGTGGAAGGTGTGGGCGGGCGTGTGGGTCCTGACGTACAACGAAACACATGGCATTGTATTCCAATTAAATACTGGCATGTGCAATACTCTGTGTGCCCAAACTGTCCAGTCCAGTTATCCCTCTAGTCTTCATATTGTGGCTCACGGGCCCTCAGGCTGGAGAGGAGACATCCCAAAACGCCAGAGGAACTGCGTCACAAGTCAGGAGCTAAAGGGGAGCTTACAAGTTTCCCACTGCACACCCTCTGACAAGACCACAGCCCAAACCACGACCACAGCCCAAACCACGACCACAGCCCAAACCACGATCATAGACCCTGTCACGGCCCCACTCTCTGCCAGCAACCCAGAGGACAC AACAGCATCTACAGGGCTGGTGCTGTGCGCTGTGCTTATTGTGGTAGTGTGGCACTAA
- the LOC127002070 gene encoding uncharacterized protein LOC127002070, translated as MNTSRSSLLLPPSPPLLLLLLLLRSALSVSGSDRDVNCPAIQTIGKEEQSEIKTREEKSGPNITLETYMYPESGFRGISLEAVVNRSNYTAWFPLQNTSCFPDDSVDWWKVLANALVQLDKKSHRLTFQLNIGKCNTRCAQTIQSRNLSSLHIVAHGPSGWRQETLAEENCKTWEPMGTLQVSLCTASAIDTEDKTASTELSSMEVAVPAAAGLVAMLVLGAVLGAVVLKRNRQGRVTTGEGVVMRRSLGKMEAAEDNSEMVVIKNSVYEATSPSRTSNFPSHRTNKGEQ; from the exons ATGAACACCAGCAGGTCCTCCTTACTGCTGCCACcgtcgccgccgctgctgcttctcctgctgcttctgaGGTCGGCGTTGTCCGTCTCCGGGAGTGACAGAGACGTTAACTGCCCCGCTATTCAGACCATCGGTAAAGAAGAACAGTCAGAAATTAaaacaagagaggagaaaagtggacCGAACATCACGCTGGAAACATACATGTACCCCGAGTCCGGCTTCAGAGGGATTAGCCTGGAGGCGGTGGTGAACCGGAGCAACTACACCGCTTGGTTCCCGCTACAAAACACTTCCTGCTTCCCTGATGACTCAGTCGATTGGTGGAAGGTATTGGCGAACGCGTTGGTACAGCTGGACAAAAAATCACACAGacttacatttcaattaaatatTGGCAAGTGCAATACTCGGTGTGCCCAAACGATCCAGTCCAGGAATCTCTCAAGTCTTCATATTGTGGCTCACGGGCCCTCAGGCTGGAGACAAGAAACGCTAGCAGAAGAGAACTGCAAAACATGGGAGCCGATGGGGACCTTACAAGTCTCCCTCTGCACAGCCTCTGCCATCGACACAGAGGACAAAACAGCATCCACAGAATTGTCGTCAATGGAGGTGGCGGTGCCAGCTGCAGCAGGACTGGTAGCGATGCTGGTGCTGGGGGCTGTGCTGGGTGCTGTGGTACTGAAGCGGAATCGGCAGGGAAGAGTGACAACGGGGgaag GAGTCGTGATGCGGAGATCCTTAGGCAAGATGGAGGCGGCGGAGGACAACAGCGAGATGGTGGTGATAAAGAACAGCGTGTACGAGGCTACGAGCCCTTCGAGAACTTCCAACTTTCCCAGCCACCGGACCAATAAAGGAGAacagtga